One Xiphophorus couchianus chromosome 1, X_couchianus-1.0, whole genome shotgun sequence genomic region harbors:
- the ano11 gene encoding anoctamin-7, with amino-acid sequence MMKKSWEVRSGDREVLLDLDARGEAHTTDGYGSLQNGDFFPLRCFSAAASKCHVHGDDPINLHCMTRDNQAVSKMGNHFRDGRTKIDFVLVWEIRSRGKQRGKGKSNGNCEDGESAQQAEWRDKFVQNLQSAGLLLEKEESANEKKTIHFLKVSAPWDVLVYYAEELCLRAPLQAQQHLDLNTSSVVLRRLCVPNIMMESVPNRPLDYYTCAFRKSKMNRFLGSEDQDSYFTNTQRHQVVYEILARTVYGKRKRTEVGVDRLVNEGAYTAAYPLHEGPFKLPSHEIHPDELNQRQVLHYYWARWCKWFKYQPLDHIREYFGEKIALYFAWLGFYTAWLLPAAIVGTLIFVSGVMSMDTNTPAEDICTSGAKYPMCPLCKTCDAWNMSDICTMAKLGYLFDHPGTVLFSVFMSFWAVTFLEFWKRKMATLAHHWDCMDFHEEEERPRPEFAATAPTVEENPVTGVKEPYFPEKTRLSRMFTGSMVIVLMLCVVIIFLVTVVMCRGVISVMMYQSGSPVLRTEAGTIANICSSIVNLGFILVMGQVYTALAEQLTKWEMHRTQTQHDNAFTLKVFIFQFVNFYSSPFYVAFFKGRFVGYPTNYGTLFGMRNEDCGPGGCLIELAEQLFIIMVGKQLINNIQEFIIPKVKAWRQKRTLASVLGDNEQDEPRRWEEDYKLVPCGGLFEEYLEMVLQFGFITIFVAAFPLAPLFALLNNWVEIRLDAHKFVCEYRRPVAERAQNIGVWFNILEALSHLSVIANAFLIAFTSDFLPRLLYQYKFRNDLNGYVNFTLAYAPLNYTDYPRCRYKAFRDNDGMYTLFYWELLAVRLGFIIAFEHVVFFVLRAIDWIVPDVPESLELKIKRERYLAKQALAENQEALLQATRPLD; translated from the exons atgatGAAGAAGAGCTGGGAGGTGCGGAGTGGAGACAGAGAAGTCCTTCTGGATTTGGACGCCAGGGGTGAAGCTCACACCACAGACGGCTACGGCAGTCTGCAGAACGGGGACTTTTTCCCTTTACGATGT TTTTCAGCCGCAGCTTCAAAGTGCCACGTCCACGGCGATGATCCAATTAATTTGCACTGTATGACAAGAGATAACCAAGCGGTCTCAAAGATGGGCAACCACTTCAGAGATGGACGAACTAAAATTG ATTTTGTGCTGGTGTGGGAGATCCGGTCACGGGGCAAGCAGCGAGGGAAGGGGAAAAGCAACGGGAACTGTGAGGATGGGGAGTCTGCACAACAGGCAGAGTGGAGGGACAAGTTTGTCCAGAACCTCCAGAGTGCCGGACTGCTCTTGGAAAAG GAGGAATctgcaaatgaaaagaaaaccatacattttcttaaagtCAGCGCCCCCTGGGATGTGTTGGTTTACTATGCTGAGGAACTTTGCCTCCGAGCTCCACTGCAG GCCCAGCAACACCTGGACCTTAACACATCTTCCGTTGTTCTAAGAAGACTCTGCGTTCCCAACATAATGATGGAATCGGTGCCAAACAGGCCGCTGGACTATTACACATGCGCCTTCCGCAAGTCAAAGATGAACAG ATTCCTCGGCTCCGAAGACCAAGACAGCTACTTCACTAACACTCAGAGACACCAGGTT GTTTATGAGATTCTAGCTCGGACGGTGTACGGCAAAAGAAAGAGGACGGAGGTTGGCGTGGACAGACTGGTAAATGAAGGGGCCTACACAGCAGCTTATCCTCTGCATGAG GGACCTTTCAAGCTTCCGAGCCACGAGATCCATCCTGACGAGCTCAACCAGAGGCAGGTCCTGCACTACTACTGGGCTCGCTGGTGCAAATGGTTCAAGTACCAACCACTAGATCACATTAGGGAGTACTTTGGAGAGAAGATTGCCCTCTACTTTGCTTGGCTAG GTTTCTACACAGCCTGGCTGCTGCCGGCGGCCATAGTGGGAACGCTGATTTTTGTGTCAGGAGTCATGTCCATGGACACTAACACACCAGC GGAGGACATTTGTACCAGTGGTGCGAAGTATCCGATGTGTCCCCTTTGTAAAACATGCGATGCTTGGAACATGTCTGATATCTGCACCATGGCAAAG CTTGGGTACCTGTTCGACCACCCCGGTACCGTGCTCTTCAGCGTTTTCATGTCCTTCTGGGCCGTGACCTTTCTGGAGTTCTGGAAGCGCAAGATGGCTACTCTGGCCCATCATTGGGACTGCATGGATTTCCATGAGGAGGAG GAACGTCCCCGTCCTGAGTTTGCCGCCACGGCCCCAACTGTGGAGGAAAATCCAGTGACTGGAGTCAAAGAGCCGTACTTTCCAGAGAAGACGAGACTGTCTCGCATGTTCACTGGCTCCATGGTCATTGTCCTGATG CTGTGTGTGGTGATAATCTTCCTGGTGACAGTGGTCATGTGTCGAGGAGTCATCAGCGTCATGATGTACCAGAGCGGGAGCCCTGTGCTGCGTACAGAG GCTGGAACCATAGCTAACATCTGCAGCAGCATTGTGAACCTGGGCTTCATTCTGGTAATGGGTCAGGTTTATACGGCCTTAGCTGAGCAGCTCACCAAATGGG AGATGCACAGAACCCAAACCCAGCATGATAACGCTTTCACCCTCAAAGTGTTCATCTTCCAGTTTGTCAACTTCTACTCGTCTCCCTTCTACGTGGCTTTCTTTAAGGGAAG GTTTGTAGGTTACCCTACAAACTATGGAACCTTGTTTGGGATGAGAAACGAAGAT TGTGGTCCTGGTGGCTGCCTCATTGAGTTGGCAGAACAACTCTTCATCATAATGGTGGGAAAGCAGCTCATCAACAACATCCAGGAGTTCATTATACC CAAAGTAAAAGCCTGGCGGCAGAAAAGAACCTTGGCCAGCGTGTTGGGAGATAATGAACAAGACGAGCCTCGGCGCTGGGAGGAAGACTACAAGCTGGTACCGTGTGGGGGCCTGTTTGAAGAATATCTGGAAATGG TCCTCCAGTTTGGGTTCATCACAATTTTTGTAGCAGCGTTCCCCCTCGCGCCGCTCTTCGCTCTCCTGAACAACTGGGTGGAGATTCGCCTTGACGCCCACAAGTTTGTGTGCGAGTACCGCCGACCGGTGGCTGAGCGGGCTCAAAACATCGGAGTCTGGTTCAACATCTTAGAAGCCTTGTCCCATCTGTCTGTCATTGCCAAC gcCTTTCTAATCGCCTTCACATCAGATTTTTTACCACGCCTGCTCTACCAGTACAAATTCAGGAATGATCTTAATGGATATGTTAACTTCACCTTGGCCTATGCACCACTCAACTACACTGACTACCCTAGGTGCAG ATATAAAGCATTCAGAGACAATGATGGAATGTATACACTCTTCTACTGGGAACTCCTCGCCGTGCGACTTGGTTTTATCATTGCATTTGAG CATGtggtgttttttgttctgcGAGCCATTGACTGGATCGTACCTGACGTACCCGAGTCCTTGGAGCTGAAGATCAAGCGAGAGCGCTACCTGGCCAAGCAAGCGCTGGCTGAAAACCAGGAGGCACTGTTG CAAGCGACACGTCCTTTGGATTGA